Proteins encoded within one genomic window of Lampris incognitus isolate fLamInc1 chromosome 1, fLamInc1.hap2, whole genome shotgun sequence:
- the kmt5ab gene encoding lysine methyltransferase 5Ab, whose translation MAKEKKNVLTTHNKKPEDIATKSAQRKLKENNPKMSKDNLSEAQPTLSLFKSPLSDSSSTLIQEGDESDKCHADTSKMRKDRPIEINSEIHQLKKEQNSGGASQVPGPRKPSTEQLLERDSVSHRNPGSTADKKVPVSKTQTGHKVRGKKKENKTMQNRKVTDYYPIRRSSRKTKAELKNEEHKHLDDLIKNGIEEGMEIKHIEGKGRGVFAVSGFKKGDFVVEYHGDLLDLAEAKDREAQYAQDPKTGCYMYYFQYHCKTLCVDATKETNRLGRLINHSKNGNCQTKLHDIDGKPHLILVASRDIEAEEELLYDYGDRSKASISAHPWLKH comes from the exons AGAAGAAAAACGTGCTGACGACCCACAACAAGAAGCCCGAAGACATCGCAACAAAGTCAGCTCAGAGGAAACTTAAGGAAAACAACCCGAAAATGAGTAAG GATAACCTATCTGAAGCTCAGCCAACACTCAGTCTATTTAAATCTCCCCTGAGCGACAGTTCAAGCACGTTAATCCAGGAAGGCGATGAATCTGATAAATGTCATGCTGACACATCCAAGATGAGGAAAG ACAGACCTATTGAAATAAACTCCGAGATTCACCAGTTAAAAAAGGAGCAGAATTCTGGAGGGGCTAGTCAAGTTCCGGGTCCCAGAAAGCCATCCACAGAGCAGCTTTTGGAAAGAGATTCTGTTTCACACAGGAACCCCGGGTCCACAGCAGACAAAAAAGTGCCAGTGTCCAAAACTCAAACTGGTCATAAAGTCAGAGGGAAAAA AAAAGAGAATAAAACCATGCAAAACAGAAAGGTCACAGACTATTATCCCATTAGACGCAGTTCCAGAAAAACAAAGGCAGAGTTGAAG AATGAAGAACACAAGCACCTAGATGACCTCATAAAGAATGGCATCGAAGAGGGAATGGAG ATAAAACACATAGAAGGAAAAGGAAGAGGAGTATTTGCTGTCAGTGGATTCAAAAAGGGAGATTTTGTGGTGGAGTATCATGGAGACCTACTGGATTTAGCTGAAGCTAAAGACAGAGAGGCCCAATATGCACAGGATCCCAAGACAGGCTGTTACATGTACTACTTCCAATATCACTGCAAAACATTATG TGTGGATGCCACAAAGGAAACCAACCGTCTTGGAAGACTGATCAACCACAGTAAAAATGGGAACTGCCAAACTAAGCTTCATGACATTGATGGAAAACCTCATCTTATACTGGTGGCCTCCAGAGATATTGAGGCAGAGGAGGAGCTCCTATATGACTATGGTGACAGGAGTAAAGCCTCCATCTCTGCACATCCCTGGCTCAAACACTGA
- the rilpl2 gene encoding RILP-like protein 2, with translation MEPREESSPALAFEKDAFQLTAEDVYDISYVIGRDLLKITNTGEEVSDLQFRIVRVLEMFETLVNKYNLSLEELKMERDNLKSELGRIVRETSRGQGTQTVGPNQLVVDLQDPNRPRFTMQELKEVLQERNQLKAQLMVAQEELQLYKSGVLPKAEPPMVEVDLDSPLTAYAIPTTKDDTKEEPKEEKTTISKLFSFSWKRE, from the exons ATGGAGCCGCGAGAGGAGTCATCCCCAGCGTTGGCTTTCGAAAAGGACGCGTTCCAGCTCACGGCTGAGGATGTGTACGACATTTCCTACGTGATTGGCAGAGATTTGCTGAAAATAACAAACACGGGAGAAGAAGTGTCGGATTTACAGTTCAGAATCGTCCGGGTTCTGGAAATGTTTGAGACTTTGGTCAACAAGTACAACTTGTCACTTGAGGAGCTGAAAATGGAGAGGGACAACTTGAAGAGTGAACTCGGCAGGATCGTCCGGGAAACTTCCAGAGGGCAGGGCACC CAAACTGTTGGGCCAAACCAGCTAGTAGTGGACCTGCAAGACCCCAACAGACCACGTTTTACCATGCAAGAACTGAAAGAGGTTCTTCAAGAGAGGAACCAGTTGAAGGCTCAGCTCATGGTAGCGCAAGAGGAGCTTCAGCTATACAAGAG TGGGGTTCTGCCAAAGGCTGAACCACCCATGGTAGAGGTAGACCTTGATTCACCACTCACAGCATATGCAATCCCTACTACGAAAGATGATACAAAAGAGGAGCCAAAAGAAGAGAAAACAACTATCAGCAAACT GTTTTCATTCAGCTGGAAACGAGAATAA